The Alteromonas stellipolaris genome includes a region encoding these proteins:
- a CDS encoding polysaccharide biosynthesis/export family protein → MLNLISFTAAAVLSIGLFSQTVNAQSAEQIEQLRQRAQQTGSSSTSNAAAGVSPLSVQSQRTLPGAGSTQNTMGQFSTQPRSGLSLPGEPTIESVFPQQQAMANPPFAANLFLGGFESERTTGLNDNYLVAPGDKISIWLWGAINYSDVSTVDNQGNIFIPNIGPIRVANTPAGTVNQTVSSKIRQVYTNDVNVYVNLLTSTPVAVYVSGPILRPGQYAGLASDSVLYYLKRAGGIDFQRGSFRKIDVIRNNEVIATADLYAFFRNGKLPKISFKDGDTILVRPIGNTIVVETGARNSFTFEFSDEELTGEVVNYFARPGEFASHASVAGVRDNKQFARYLSLADFEALPLKAGDTVEYVADNEAQIYRINVAGAFSGASQLMVDKGTRLLDVLDHIEADTTLSDTQNIYLLRESVAIKQKEIIEQGLERLERSMYTAPISSTGEGAIRAQEAQLVADFIARARQVEPQGRVVVSENGDTANILLEPNDTIVIPEITDLIHIGGEVLLPQSVVFNPDADTEDYIAWAGGFTERAEDERILIVRKNGNVAFANIDNGILTANGSGAHLLPGDQIIVLPAIDTKVLQAVKDITQIVYQIAIAANVATD, encoded by the coding sequence TTGTTAAATTTAATTTCTTTTACCGCCGCAGCTGTACTTTCAATCGGTTTATTTTCTCAAACGGTGAATGCTCAGAGTGCAGAGCAAATAGAACAGCTAAGACAACGAGCCCAACAGACAGGCTCGTCATCAACCTCTAATGCTGCAGCCGGCGTGTCTCCTCTCAGCGTTCAAAGCCAACGTACATTGCCAGGCGCAGGTAGCACGCAAAATACAATGGGGCAATTTAGCACTCAGCCAAGAAGTGGCCTTTCTCTTCCAGGCGAGCCGACTATTGAAAGTGTTTTCCCGCAACAACAAGCAATGGCCAACCCTCCGTTTGCTGCGAACTTATTTCTTGGTGGTTTCGAATCTGAGAGAACCACAGGATTAAACGATAACTATCTGGTTGCCCCTGGGGATAAAATTTCTATATGGCTTTGGGGTGCAATCAATTATTCAGATGTTTCCACTGTTGATAATCAAGGCAACATATTTATACCCAATATTGGCCCAATTCGGGTTGCTAACACGCCAGCGGGTACAGTAAACCAAACAGTAAGTAGTAAAATTCGTCAGGTCTATACCAACGATGTAAATGTATACGTCAACCTACTCACTTCAACGCCTGTGGCAGTTTACGTTTCTGGCCCAATATTACGACCAGGGCAATATGCGGGCCTAGCATCCGACAGCGTGTTGTATTATTTAAAACGGGCCGGCGGTATCGATTTTCAACGTGGCAGCTTCCGAAAAATTGATGTTATTCGCAATAATGAAGTTATAGCTACCGCTGATTTATATGCATTTTTCAGAAACGGTAAACTGCCAAAAATTTCTTTTAAAGATGGCGATACCATTTTAGTACGCCCTATTGGCAATACTATTGTGGTTGAAACCGGTGCTCGAAACAGTTTTACCTTTGAGTTTTCAGACGAAGAACTCACCGGTGAAGTAGTAAACTACTTTGCGCGTCCTGGCGAGTTTGCTTCTCACGCATCAGTCGCTGGCGTTAGGGATAATAAGCAATTTGCACGCTACTTAAGCTTAGCCGACTTTGAAGCTCTGCCGCTTAAGGCTGGTGACACTGTTGAGTACGTGGCCGACAACGAAGCACAAATCTATCGAATTAACGTAGCTGGCGCATTCTCAGGTGCATCACAATTGATGGTAGACAAGGGCACACGTTTACTTGATGTGCTGGATCATATTGAAGCGGACACAACCTTATCTGATACGCAAAATATCTATCTTCTGCGAGAAAGTGTTGCGATAAAACAAAAAGAGATTATTGAGCAAGGTTTGGAGCGTTTGGAGCGCAGTATGTACACTGCCCCCATCAGTTCTACAGGTGAGGGAGCAATACGTGCACAGGAAGCTCAACTTGTGGCTGACTTTATTGCGAGAGCCCGCCAAGTTGAACCACAAGGCCGAGTGGTTGTGTCTGAAAATGGCGACACTGCGAACATTCTTTTAGAGCCAAATGACACTATTGTGATCCCAGAAATTACGGATCTTATTCATATTGGTGGTGAGGTTTTACTTCCTCAATCAGTCGTTTTTAATCCTGATGCAGATACCGAAGACTATATTGCATGGGCAGGTGGTTTCACCGAACGCGCTGAAGATGAGCGTATTTTGATAGTACGCAAAAATGGGAACGTTGCTTTTGCCAATATCGATAACGGTATTTTAACTGCTAACGGCAGTGGTGCTCATTTATTACCTGGTGACCAGATTATCGTGCTGCCAGCCATTGATACTAAAGTGCTTCAAGCAGTGAAAGATATTACTCAAATCGTGTATCAAATCGCTATTGCTGCGAACGTAGCCACAGATTAA
- the wecA gene encoding UDP-N-acetylglucosamine--undecaprenyl-phosphate N-acetylglucosaminephosphotransferase, whose protein sequence is MLAYLQFVPLFTAFFVALILLVVMTPLAHQFGLVDQPSARKRHAGIIPLTGGVAIFMAVLVASVATDVWMKNNPLFFTASAFVVLLGMLDDRFDLSAKGRLMCQFGVASIMAWSAQNYVTSLGNIFGNGDIALNISGYFFTVVCVVGVINAFNMIDGIDGLAGGMSLVILLTLAGFLTFTGNGAAIMEPLIIVAAIVPFLAFNLSWKGFKGNKIFMGDAGSMFVGLTIVWLLVDHTQGASAAFRPITAVWLVGLPLMDMAAIMYRRARKGQSMLRPDRQHLHNIFMRAGLSSRQSLIAILCMGACYCVIGILGEIYLVPEYIMFWGFICLLVLYSIVIQNIWSVLRFIKKL, encoded by the coding sequence ATGTTAGCGTACCTGCAGTTTGTTCCTCTTTTTACTGCGTTTTTTGTAGCCCTTATTTTGTTGGTGGTGATGACACCGCTAGCACATCAATTCGGCTTGGTTGATCAGCCTAGTGCGAGAAAACGTCACGCGGGTATTATTCCATTGACCGGCGGGGTGGCTATTTTTATGGCGGTATTGGTCGCAAGTGTTGCTACTGATGTCTGGATGAAAAATAATCCTTTATTCTTTACTGCCTCGGCCTTTGTTGTGCTTCTCGGTATGCTTGATGACCGTTTCGATTTAAGCGCTAAAGGGCGTTTGATGTGCCAGTTTGGAGTGGCTTCAATTATGGCGTGGAGTGCGCAAAATTATGTCACGTCTTTAGGTAATATATTTGGTAATGGCGATATTGCACTAAATATTAGTGGGTATTTCTTTACTGTTGTCTGCGTGGTGGGTGTTATCAATGCTTTTAATATGATTGATGGCATCGATGGCCTTGCAGGGGGCATGAGCTTAGTTATTCTACTTACGTTAGCAGGGTTTCTAACTTTTACTGGCAACGGTGCTGCCATTATGGAGCCTTTAATTATAGTGGCTGCCATTGTACCATTTTTGGCCTTTAACTTAAGTTGGAAGGGCTTTAAAGGAAATAAAATATTTATGGGTGATGCGGGCAGTATGTTTGTGGGCCTAACAATTGTATGGTTGCTTGTCGACCATACTCAAGGTGCTAGTGCTGCATTTAGACCAATCACCGCCGTGTGGTTAGTTGGATTGCCGTTAATGGATATGGCGGCAATAATGTATCGCCGTGCACGTAAGGGGCAATCTATGCTTCGCCCAGATCGCCAGCATTTGCACAATATTTTTATGCGAGCAGGCTTATCGAGCCGTCAATCTCTCATTGCGATTTTGTGTATGGGCGCCTGTTATTGCGTAATTGGGATCCTGGGCGAAATATATCTTGTGCCTGAATACATCATGTTTTGGGGTTTTATTTGTCTACTTGTCTTGTATAGTATCGTCATTCAAAATATTTGGAGCGTGCTTCGCTTTATCAAAAAGCTTTAG
- a CDS encoding glycosyltransferase, producing the protein MDSNLSILHNNYKNKCVETLVAMAVYGGDKVEWVEQAIDSILNQTYRDFVFVIVIDGEITVKMMNKLKDKAFSDHRVVLAQNATKPGLASCMNKAAEWGLSLSPAYFVRMDADDISIPNRLARQISYLRKHAYISVLGSALTEINEHGNKVGARVMPSSHKQIVSILPRRCSLNHPTVVIRYTVFEQGYRYDSNLMNTQDYFLWVTLASNGFVFRNLKDRLLNFRRVNNFYKRRGFSKSLNEFRARFNAMFKLKKLTPYNAAYACGVLTLRLMPGKVVKLAYKLDRHLLDRFGKH; encoded by the coding sequence TTGGACTCAAACCTTTCAATTCTTCACAACAACTATAAAAACAAATGTGTTGAAACCTTGGTGGCCATGGCTGTCTATGGGGGCGACAAGGTTGAGTGGGTAGAACAAGCGATTGACAGTATACTCAATCAGACATATCGAGATTTTGTTTTTGTCATTGTGATTGACGGAGAAATTACCGTTAAGATGATGAATAAACTTAAAGATAAAGCCTTTTCCGATCATAGGGTTGTACTAGCCCAAAATGCGACTAAACCTGGTTTGGCCAGCTGCATGAACAAAGCGGCCGAATGGGGACTATCGTTGAGCCCTGCTTACTTCGTAAGAATGGATGCGGATGATATCTCCATTCCAAACCGACTCGCACGCCAAATAAGTTATTTACGTAAGCATGCCTATATATCAGTATTGGGATCGGCGCTAACTGAAATAAACGAGCACGGTAACAAAGTGGGCGCAAGAGTCATGCCTTCGTCTCACAAGCAAATTGTGAGTATATTGCCACGACGTTGCTCACTGAATCATCCTACCGTAGTAATACGTTACACGGTGTTTGAACAGGGCTATAGATACGATAGTAACCTAATGAACACTCAAGACTATTTTCTTTGGGTAACCTTGGCTTCTAACGGTTTTGTGTTTAGAAACCTCAAAGATCGTTTATTGAATTTCAGACGAGTAAACAACTTTTATAAGCGCAGAGGCTTTAGTAAATCACTCAACGAATTTAGAGCAAGGTTTAATGCCATGTTTAAACTAAAAAAGCTAACGCCTTACAATGCCGCATATGCATGTGGTGTACTAACGCTACGATTAATGCCTGGGAAAGTTGTTAAATTAGCATATAAACTCGATCGTCATTTATTGGATAGGTTTGGTAAACATTGA
- a CDS encoding glycosyltransferase family 2 protein — MNCGIVVVLYHPDIQHVQSLIDGFMACEWPIVLVDNSSEKTVLSLSSHCKYFHYSDNVGIAEAQNIGLDYLFKNGMSHAVVLDQDSLFTANMGLDLLAQYHALEQSHKIAALGPSIHCQFTDKLTVGRVQKGRPIDSRVREVKQIIASGMMLSSSAFSVVGHKETGLFIDGVDHEWCWRANKLGFSIFQSLSVCMPHRQGDDRVKVLGLTFKQGAPIRLYYQMRNVLLLARRGYVPLYWKCRHLPAIPLRYIVNRFYFPDGKKRGHYLLKGLIDGISAKKGKIQERSVK, encoded by the coding sequence TTGAACTGTGGAATTGTCGTTGTACTTTATCACCCTGATATCCAACATGTGCAATCACTTATCGATGGGTTCATGGCCTGTGAATGGCCCATTGTATTAGTTGACAATTCTTCTGAAAAAACCGTCTTATCGCTTTCTTCTCACTGCAAATATTTCCATTACTCTGATAATGTAGGGATTGCCGAGGCTCAAAATATAGGCCTCGATTACCTATTTAAAAATGGTATGTCCCATGCGGTAGTGCTAGACCAAGATAGCCTATTTACAGCGAATATGGGGTTAGACTTACTAGCACAGTACCATGCGCTTGAGCAGTCTCATAAGATAGCGGCACTTGGCCCTTCAATACACTGTCAATTTACCGATAAACTTACCGTAGGGCGCGTGCAAAAGGGACGTCCAATCGATAGCCGGGTTAGAGAAGTAAAACAAATTATTGCGTCAGGTATGATGCTCTCTTCTTCTGCATTTTCCGTGGTAGGACATAAAGAAACAGGCCTCTTTATAGACGGTGTCGATCATGAATGGTGCTGGCGAGCCAATAAGCTCGGTTTTTCTATATTCCAGTCTTTATCAGTATGTATGCCGCACCGTCAAGGCGATGATCGTGTAAAGGTACTAGGCTTAACCTTCAAGCAAGGCGCACCAATTCGACTTTACTACCAAATGAGGAACGTATTACTCTTAGCTAGAAGGGGGTATGTACCACTTTATTGGAAGTGCCGTCATCTTCCCGCAATACCGCTACGATATATTGTTAATCGGTTCTACTTTCCTGATGGTAAGAAACGTGGGCATTATTTACTGAAAGGGCTAATTGACGGCATCAGTGCGAAGAAAGGAAAGATTCAAGAGCGTAGTGTAAAGTAG
- the galU gene encoding UTP--glucose-1-phosphate uridylyltransferase GalU: protein MSQVKKAVIPVAGLGTRMLPATKAIPKEMLPVVDKPLIQYVVKECVAAGIKEIILVTHASKNSIENHFDTSFELEATLEKRVKRQILEEVQSICPKDVTIMHIRQGVANGLGHAVLCARPIIGDAPFAVVLPDVIIDDAASDPKKDNLADMVAKFNTTRVSQVMVEQVPQEDVTKFGIADLDGAAIEPGESAKIHKMVEKPALDEAPSDLAVVGRYVLSEKIWDLLEFTPPGAGDEIQLTDAIDALMKVEQVDAYYMKGKSHDCGSKLGYMKANVEYALRHPALGQEFKEYIASLSI from the coding sequence ATGAGTCAAGTAAAAAAAGCCGTTATTCCAGTAGCGGGTCTAGGCACCCGAATGCTTCCTGCTACAAAAGCAATTCCGAAGGAAATGCTTCCAGTGGTAGACAAGCCACTTATTCAGTATGTTGTGAAAGAATGTGTAGCAGCAGGGATCAAAGAAATCATATTGGTAACTCACGCTAGTAAAAACAGTATTGAAAACCACTTCGATACGTCTTTTGAGCTTGAAGCCACATTGGAAAAGCGTGTTAAGCGTCAGATACTTGAAGAAGTACAGTCAATTTGTCCGAAAGATGTCACCATCATGCATATACGCCAAGGTGTGGCAAATGGTCTAGGTCACGCTGTATTGTGTGCCCGTCCTATCATTGGTGATGCGCCTTTTGCGGTAGTATTGCCAGATGTTATCATTGACGATGCAGCAAGTGATCCGAAAAAAGATAACCTTGCGGACATGGTTGCTAAGTTTAATACCACTCGTGTTAGCCAAGTTATGGTAGAGCAAGTTCCTCAAGAAGATGTGACCAAATTTGGTATTGCTGACCTTGATGGCGCAGCGATTGAGCCTGGTGAGTCTGCTAAAATACACAAAATGGTAGAAAAGCCTGCTCTTGATGAAGCGCCGTCTGATTTAGCGGTTGTAGGTCGCTATGTGCTATCTGAGAAGATTTGGGACTTACTTGAGTTTACGCCTCCTGGTGCCGGCGATGAAATTCAACTTACAGATGCTATCGATGCATTAATGAAGGTTGAACAGGTTGACGCTTACTACATGAAAGGCAAGAGCCATGACTGTGGTAGTAAACTTGGTTACATGAAAGCCAACGTAGAGTACGCACTTAGACACCCAGCGTTAGGCCAAGAATTTAAAGAGTATATTGCTAGCCTTAGCATCTAA
- a CDS encoding ComEA family DNA-binding protein: MKRQLTSLMVLSALYIYTPAISAAPLDNDASSSMVSVGIAKKIDLNVASIEELQTLPGVGISKAKAIIAYRQDVGPFLEVAQITEVKGIGEKMLSKLQGYVVVKD; this comes from the coding sequence ATGAAAAGACAATTAACAAGCCTTATGGTTTTATCTGCGCTATATATTTACACACCGGCTATATCGGCTGCCCCATTAGATAATGATGCTTCATCATCAATGGTAAGTGTTGGTATCGCTAAAAAAATTGACCTTAATGTTGCTAGTATTGAAGAGCTTCAAACATTACCTGGTGTAGGTATTTCTAAGGCAAAAGCGATTATCGCGTACCGACAAGATGTTGGGCCGTTTTTAGAAGTCGCACAAATAACCGAAGTAAAAGGAATTGGTGAGAAGATGCTATCTAAGCTACAAGGTTATGTTGTAGTAAAAGACTGA
- a CDS encoding isocitrate dehydrogenase, with protein sequence MTQQHITVIRGDGIGPDIIDATTKILDKVGCDFAYDYADAGLVALEEHGELLPQATLDLIAKNKVALKGPLTTPVGEGFTSINVSLRKQFKLYANLRPVISFKGTKARYEDIDIITVRENTQGMYSGLGQVVSEDGNEAEAMSKITRDGAEKIVTFAYELARREGRKKVTAVHKANILKSTSGLFLKVAREVGERYPDIESTEMIVDNTCMQLVMNPHQFDVIVTTNLFGDILSDLCAGLVGGLGMAPGANIGEDCAIFEAVHGSAPDIAGKNLANPTSVILAAAQMLEYLNMGDKAEKIRSALKDVIETGDRTTRDLGGEAGTNEFTQALIDRL encoded by the coding sequence ATGACTCAGCAACACATTACAGTCATTCGCGGTGACGGCATTGGCCCAGACATTATTGATGCAACCACTAAAATTTTAGATAAAGTTGGCTGTGATTTTGCCTATGACTACGCAGATGCAGGCTTAGTTGCCCTTGAAGAGCATGGTGAACTTCTGCCACAAGCAACACTTGACCTTATTGCTAAAAATAAAGTTGCACTTAAAGGCCCACTAACTACTCCAGTTGGCGAAGGTTTCACATCAATTAACGTTAGCTTACGTAAGCAATTTAAACTTTACGCAAACTTACGCCCTGTGATCTCGTTCAAAGGCACTAAAGCGCGTTACGAAGATATCGATATCATTACCGTGCGTGAAAATACTCAAGGTATGTATTCAGGACTTGGACAAGTAGTTTCTGAAGACGGTAACGAAGCTGAAGCGATGAGTAAAATTACTCGTGATGGCGCTGAAAAAATCGTTACTTTCGCTTACGAGTTAGCGCGTCGTGAAGGCCGTAAAAAGGTTACAGCAGTACACAAAGCTAATATCTTGAAGTCTACTTCAGGTTTGTTTTTGAAAGTGGCTCGTGAAGTGGGCGAACGTTACCCAGATATTGAATCTACAGAAATGATTGTAGATAACACGTGCATGCAGTTAGTAATGAACCCACACCAGTTCGACGTGATTGTTACCACTAATTTATTCGGTGATATCCTTTCTGACTTATGTGCTGGACTTGTTGGCGGCCTTGGTATGGCTCCTGGCGCTAACATTGGTGAAGACTGTGCTATTTTCGAAGCTGTACACGGCTCTGCTCCTGATATTGCTGGTAAGAACTTGGCTAACCCAACATCAGTTATTCTTGCTGCAGCTCAGATGCTTGAATACTTGAACATGGGTGATAAAGCAGAAAAAATTCGTAGCGCCTTAAAAGACGTTATCGAAACTGGCGACCGCACTACTCGCGACCTTGGTGGTGAAGCCGGTACAAATGAATTTACTCAAGCGTTGATTGACCGCCTTTAA
- a CDS encoding histidine kinase → MRGATGRIQVTSKASQMELNDASELSDALLSLPALTSSPQDTVNTCLQRAKLTLSFAQTHPAIPLALQKCTSDIDTLTRHMLNLALFGKLNNYNDHFLQHIIAAHLATYYLVASNLASSKLVKKSKDEAISQKKALLAFINDHHLTMWRQIIALQKVLFSSQSIKHVGEAKLTSLQRISLITSVFSYCTGAHSRSSLLAFIAQRVPTMQRTFLHPIASLISIPSPGAKVYVKAHPAIVIDIQKQHALVHSPSRNEDEKILWVKRTALLAPKDLYLSFEEFTGQYQACENARSVKGEQPFYPATFPIQRPPSALIAIIDELQKTDVDVPSLCQKVEKVPSFQQFLLSTASLDNRLKLTVTSLKQAILTYGLERVGDMLVQHALIERLTQHQYPLLAISKQFTTLACGIAAQLASITKTKFTPQSAALVTTFLCAPLFTLPGLKVATKLPVSQKDYFQIDKAFKVKSVSSWHAISGELAGNWHQSATWRAVIHQSGRRHAEVAASLKKEHAILQLAFGLAREYLFPSNARDAATDNTFDTLVRSVNLKSEDIRNVMDRLGEYLFCPLNLH, encoded by the coding sequence TTGCGTGGGGCGACGGGGCGTATTCAAGTTACCAGCAAAGCTAGCCAAATGGAGCTCAATGATGCTTCTGAGCTTTCGGACGCTCTGCTTTCGCTACCTGCACTGACTTCATCGCCTCAAGACACTGTTAATACCTGTCTTCAGCGAGCTAAGCTTACACTTTCATTTGCTCAAACCCACCCCGCTATTCCTTTAGCACTTCAAAAGTGTACGAGTGACATTGATACTCTCACCCGGCATATGTTGAACCTAGCACTGTTTGGCAAACTCAATAACTATAACGACCACTTTTTACAGCATATTATTGCGGCCCACTTGGCTACGTATTATTTAGTCGCTTCTAATCTAGCTTCTTCTAAATTAGTCAAGAAATCAAAAGATGAGGCAATCAGTCAGAAAAAAGCACTGCTTGCGTTCATCAACGACCATCATCTCACCATGTGGCGACAAATTATTGCGTTGCAAAAAGTGCTTTTCAGTTCACAATCAATAAAGCATGTTGGCGAAGCAAAATTAACATCTTTGCAGCGCATAAGTTTGATAACCAGTGTTTTCTCTTATTGTACTGGAGCCCACTCAAGGTCGAGTCTTCTGGCGTTTATCGCTCAGCGTGTACCTACAATGCAACGAACTTTCCTGCATCCTATTGCATCACTCATTTCAATACCTTCGCCTGGGGCTAAAGTGTACGTAAAAGCGCACCCCGCTATTGTGATTGATATACAAAAACAGCATGCGCTTGTGCATTCACCTAGTAGGAATGAAGACGAGAAAATACTATGGGTTAAACGCACTGCACTTTTGGCGCCCAAAGACCTGTATCTGAGTTTTGAAGAATTCACAGGTCAATATCAAGCATGTGAGAATGCCCGAAGCGTGAAAGGAGAGCAGCCTTTTTACCCCGCCACCTTTCCTATTCAGCGCCCTCCCTCAGCCCTAATAGCGATTATTGATGAATTACAAAAAACTGATGTGGATGTACCTAGTTTATGTCAGAAGGTTGAGAAGGTACCCAGCTTCCAGCAATTCTTGCTTTCCACTGCTAGCTTAGACAATCGCCTTAAGCTCACCGTAACGAGCCTCAAACAAGCAATACTAACCTATGGTTTGGAACGAGTGGGCGATATGCTGGTACAACATGCGTTAATAGAGCGCTTAACCCAACATCAATATCCATTGCTTGCCATCAGCAAACAATTTACCACTTTGGCGTGTGGTATTGCGGCGCAGTTAGCATCAATAACAAAAACCAAATTTACTCCTCAATCTGCCGCGCTAGTGACTACATTTTTGTGTGCCCCCTTATTCACACTGCCAGGATTAAAAGTAGCGACGAAACTACCGGTTAGTCAAAAAGACTACTTTCAGATAGACAAAGCCTTCAAGGTTAAAAGCGTTTCTTCATGGCACGCTATTTCAGGTGAACTTGCTGGAAATTGGCACCAAAGTGCCACATGGCGAGCGGTAATTCACCAGTCAGGCAGACGACACGCAGAGGTCGCCGCATCTTTGAAGAAGGAACACGCTATTTTACAACTCGCTTTTGGCCTTGCCAGAGAGTATTTGTTCCCGTCAAATGCACGAGATGCAGCCACAGATAATACCTTCGACACCTTAGTAAGAAGCGTTAACTTGAAAAGTGAAGATATCCGCAACGTGATGGATAGACTTGGCGAATATCTGTTTTGCCCACTTAATTTGCACTAG
- a CDS encoding DUF3192 domain-containing protein has translation MNSKVIRLIFAGIALYAAFVFLVISVYPDKPENMDWKDREEYNRVQITKLKLGSTREEVLALLGSPDITEAKRQNENAIQVMFYRTQHVRADGLTTQDECTPLLFENEKLIAWGDGAYSSYQQS, from the coding sequence ATGAACTCCAAGGTAATTCGACTCATTTTTGCTGGCATAGCATTGTATGCAGCTTTTGTATTTCTAGTGATTTCAGTTTATCCCGATAAACCTGAAAATATGGACTGGAAAGATCGCGAAGAATATAACCGCGTGCAAATTACCAAATTAAAGCTGGGTAGCACCCGAGAGGAAGTGCTGGCCTTGCTTGGTTCGCCTGATATTACCGAAGCCAAACGACAAAATGAAAATGCTATTCAAGTGATGTTTTACCGTACACAGCACGTTCGTGCAGATGGTTTAACCACGCAAGACGAATGCACGCCATTATTGTTTGAAAATGAGAAATTAATTGCGTGGGGCGACGGGGCGTATTCAAGTTACCAGCAAAGCTAG
- the ppnN gene encoding nucleotide 5'-monophosphate nucleosidase PpnN, producing the protein MKKVQLNPVGWMSQLSQIEVAQLQDTTNSALYGMFRNCCLAVLNSGVDEDDYEVLFAPYENFDIKLVRRERGVKIELVNPPEVAFVDGTLVTGVHEHIFAVLRDLLFMGNKYAFTHKSAPVDSVSITDMVFDMLRHAKALEGNDSLNTVVCWGGHSINLTEYKYTKEVGYQLGLREMNICTGCGPGAMKGPMKGATIGHAKQRYKAGRYIGISEPSIIAAEPPNAIVNELVIMPDIEKRLEAFVRLAHGIVIFPGGVGTAEELLYLLGILMNERNAQQPFPVILTGPAGSETYFEAIDEFIGATIGKEAQSKYQIIVDDPEEVARVMRTGLGRVKKYREAMGDAYSFNWSLKIEEDFQRPFIPTHQTMSGLALHHNQDNASLAIALRQAFSGIVAGNVKAEGIQHIKQHGPFKLTGDAKLMERVDTLLESFVSQQRMKLPGSAYTPCYTIEK; encoded by the coding sequence ATGAAGAAAGTGCAGTTAAATCCTGTTGGTTGGATGAGTCAGTTGTCGCAAATTGAAGTGGCTCAATTGCAAGATACAACAAATAGCGCACTTTACGGCATGTTTCGAAACTGTTGTTTAGCAGTACTCAATAGTGGTGTCGATGAAGATGATTATGAAGTGCTATTTGCGCCTTACGAAAATTTTGATATCAAGTTGGTTCGAAGAGAGCGTGGCGTCAAAATTGAATTGGTAAATCCACCCGAAGTGGCTTTTGTTGATGGCACCTTGGTTACAGGTGTGCATGAGCATATTTTTGCAGTGCTTCGCGACCTGCTTTTTATGGGTAATAAGTATGCTTTTACCCACAAAAGTGCGCCTGTCGATAGTGTGAGCATTACCGACATGGTGTTTGACATGTTACGTCATGCTAAGGCACTTGAAGGAAACGATAGCCTTAATACTGTGGTGTGCTGGGGCGGGCATTCTATTAATCTAACTGAGTATAAATATACAAAAGAAGTGGGGTACCAGTTAGGGCTTAGAGAAATGAACATTTGCACAGGCTGTGGACCAGGTGCAATGAAGGGCCCCATGAAAGGAGCCACCATTGGGCATGCTAAACAACGATATAAGGCAGGCCGTTACATTGGTATTTCTGAGCCTAGCATTATTGCAGCAGAGCCACCCAATGCGATTGTTAATGAACTCGTCATCATGCCAGATATTGAAAAGCGCCTTGAGGCCTTTGTTCGCCTAGCCCACGGCATTGTGATTTTTCCTGGCGGTGTGGGTACTGCCGAAGAGTTGCTTTATTTGCTTGGCATTTTAATGAATGAACGAAATGCCCAGCAACCCTTCCCTGTCATCCTTACCGGTCCAGCGGGTTCTGAGACTTACTTTGAAGCCATTGATGAATTCATCGGTGCGACGATAGGGAAAGAAGCACAGAGCAAATACCAGATCATTGTTGACGATCCTGAAGAAGTAGCTCGGGTTATGCGCACTGGGCTTGGGCGAGTTAAAAAGTACCGAGAAGCAATGGGCGACGCCTATAGTTTCAATTGGTCACTCAAAATAGAAGAAGATTTTCAGCGCCCCTTCATTCCTACCCATCAAACCATGTCAGGTTTAGCTTTACATCATAATCAGGACAATGCCTCCCTAGCAATAGCGTTAAGGCAAGCATTCTCAGGTATTGTGGCGGGCAACGTCAAAGCGGAAGGTATTCAGCACATTAAACAGCATGGACCATTTAAGCTAACAGGGGATGCCAAGTTAATGGAACGGGTTGATACACTATTAGAATCTTTTGTTTCTCAACAAAGAATGAAGCTTCCCGGCTCTGCATACACACCTTGCTACACAATTGAGAAATAA